The following proteins come from a genomic window of Candidatus Methylomirabilis sp.:
- a CDS encoding AAA family ATPase: MSAISKLSSEGQRSHLPRHVMYTTHFGLTEAPFSMTPDPRYLYMSERHRDALAHLLYGVGEGGGFVQLTGEVGTGKTTLCRCLLEQLPPRVDVALILNPRLTDIELLAAVCDELRISYPVGTTSGKLFVDALYRHLLDAHAQGRRTVLIVDEAQDLVADVLEQIRLLTNLETPTQKLLQIILIGQPELIRLLDKEDLRQLAQRVTARYHLLAFSEDDTRAYIVHRLQIAGQKEKIFTDAAIRAVHEAARGIPRLINAICDRALLGAYTQDQRRVMAATVRRAASEVLGETLTPRLARRWRWVGAAVLVAVLVGGTWALVTQGQARLIRRTVIPSAMNPTPTSAILSALLSDPSLRADRKSAFASLYASWRLDVNDSMDDLDCERGRSEGLQCLFKTGTWGKLRRFNLPAIIELSTPTGDRRYATVVALDEQNATLDFGRRRHVFPLSEIDLYWDGPFILLWKAPELNSVPIRPGTRGKDVEWVREQLAEFDGIPGGGRNRQVFDDDLRARVIAFQRSRSLLADGIVGKETLIHLSAAQRDPKVPRLRRAGS, from the coding sequence TTGTCAGCTATCAGCAAGCTGAGTTCGGAAGGGCAGCGCAGCCACCTTCCACGTCACGTGATGTATACGACGCATTTCGGCCTCACCGAGGCCCCGTTCTCCATGACGCCAGATCCGCGCTATCTCTATATGAGTGAGCGCCACCGTGACGCCCTGGCACACCTTCTCTACGGGGTCGGAGAAGGCGGCGGATTCGTGCAGCTCACCGGCGAGGTTGGAACCGGGAAGACGACACTCTGTCGGTGTCTGCTGGAGCAACTGCCGCCCCGCGTGGATGTGGCTCTCATCCTCAATCCGCGGCTCACGGATATCGAGCTGCTCGCCGCGGTGTGCGACGAACTCCGCATCTCGTATCCCGTCGGCACGACCAGCGGGAAGCTCTTCGTCGACGCGCTCTACCGACACCTGCTCGATGCGCATGCGCAGGGGCGTCGCACGGTGCTCATCGTCGATGAGGCGCAGGACCTCGTCGCCGATGTCCTGGAGCAGATCCGGCTGCTGACGAATCTCGAGACCCCAACCCAGAAGCTCCTGCAGATCATCCTCATCGGCCAGCCGGAGCTGATCCGACTACTCGATAAGGAAGATCTCCGGCAATTGGCCCAGCGGGTCACCGCGCGCTATCACCTGCTGGCGTTCTCCGAGGACGACACGCGAGCCTATATCGTTCATCGACTCCAGATCGCCGGCCAAAAGGAAAAGATCTTCACCGATGCGGCGATACGCGCAGTGCACGAGGCGGCGCGCGGCATCCCGCGGCTGATTAACGCCATCTGCGACCGCGCGCTGCTCGGGGCATACACGCAAGACCAACGTCGTGTCATGGCCGCCACGGTGCGCCGCGCGGCGAGCGAGGTGCTCGGCGAGACGCTCACGCCGCGGCTCGCGCGTCGATGGCGGTGGGTGGGCGCAGCGGTGCTCGTCGCAGTGCTCGTCGGGGGCACCTGGGCGCTCGTCACTCAGGGGCAGGCTCGGTTGATCCGGCGTACCGTGATCCCGAGTGCGATGAATCCGACCCCGACGTCCGCTATACTGTCGGCGCTCCTCTCGGATCCCTCGCTACGCGCCGACAGGAAGTCGGCCTTCGCCAGCCTCTATGCGAGTTGGCGCCTTGACGTCAACGACTCCATGGACGACCTCGACTGCGAGCGCGGTCGCTCCGAAGGACTGCAGTGTCTCTTCAAGACGGGCACGTGGGGCAAGCTTCGGCGATTCAACCTGCCGGCCATCATCGAGCTGTCGACGCCGACGGGAGATCGTCGGTACGCCACGGTGGTGGCCCTGGACGAGCAGAACGCGACCCTCGACTTCGGGCGGCGGCGGCACGTGTTCCCGCTGAGTGAGATCGACCTCTACTGGGATGGTCCGTTCATTCTCCTCTGGAAGGCGCCCGAGTTGAACTCGGTTCCCATCAGGCCGGGCACGCGCGGCAAGGACGTGGAGTGGGTGCGAGAGCAACTCGCCGAGTTCGACGGCATCCCCGGAGGAGGACGGAATCGCCAGGTCTTCGACGACGACCTCCGCGCCCGGGTGATCGCCTTTCAACGTAGTCGGTCGCTCCTGGCCGACGGGATCGTCGGAAAGGAGACGCTGATCCATTTGAGCGCCGCCCAGCGCGATCCAAAGGTGCCTCGCCTCCGACGGGCAGGCTCGTAG
- a CDS encoding general secretion pathway protein GspB: MSYILDALKKADRDRQPVAVPTPATVHRTPAPPSRRRRLWPWIAGAVIVVNVGVWLWLLRPAPSVPAGALVNVTQERATSPAPAAPEHAARVRPVEPVVTPDALDKAAVAMVPSQAPPSATRSAPSAPLSRLEQNPDAAPRSASPPKPETAPEKFPAPAVTSAPVKPMERDPVTPPASQEPPVPQEVFANLHLQVHVYSEVPAERRVFINNQKYVEGQRIDANLVIESITSDGVFVSYRGKRVLLRADQSTSR; this comes from the coding sequence ATGTCCTACATCCTCGACGCATTGAAGAAGGCCGACCGGGACCGACAGCCGGTGGCCGTTCCCACGCCGGCAACCGTCCACCGGACGCCGGCGCCTCCTTCACGGCGCCGCCGCCTCTGGCCGTGGATCGCCGGTGCGGTGATCGTTGTGAACGTGGGCGTCTGGCTGTGGCTACTGCGTCCGGCGCCCTCCGTCCCCGCCGGAGCGCTGGTGAACGTGACTCAGGAGCGCGCGACATCCCCGGCGCCGGCGGCGCCGGAGCACGCCGCACGGGTGCGTCCCGTCGAGCCCGTCGTCACACCGGATGCGCTGGACAAGGCGGCGGTTGCTATGGTGCCGTCGCAAGCCCCACCCTCTGCAACGAGGAGCGCGCCCTCAGCGCCCCTGTCGCGGCTGGAGCAAAATCCTGACGCGGCCCCGCGGTCCGCCTCGCCTCCGAAGCCTGAGACCGCGCCGGAGAAGTTCCCGGCTCCTGCAGTGACCTCGGCTCCTGTGAAACCCATGGAGCGAGACCCGGTAACACCGCCGGCGTCTCAAGAACCGCCGGTACCTCAGGAGGTCTTTGCGAATCTGCACCTCCAGGTTCACGTCTATTCCGAGGTCCCCGCAGAGCGCCGGGTCTTCATCAACAACCAAAAGTACGTCGAAGGCCAGCGGATCGACGCCAATCTCGTGATCGAGAGCATCACGTCCGACGGAGTCTTCGTGAGCTACCGGGGCAAGCGGGTGTTGCTCCGGGCCGATCAGTCTACCTCTCGCTGA
- a CDS encoding PQQ-binding-like beta-propeller repeat protein, whose translation MKILFRCLLFGIGIFNLAVVAIAAEGVDDKRLLSAHTDNSNWLTYGHGYSNQRYSELDEINRDNVKRLVPRWIYQTGIPGTFQTNPLIADGIMYLSTPYNHVVALDAVTGKVKWRYEHKLTTEELCCGPTNRGVAMGYGKIYMITVDARLIALDMNTGAVLWDVPVADPNTGARESLDFLAEADALKTWKVIGWTGFSGNMAPLVFDGQVIIGITGAGYGLTLRATTEGDPHAVVGIAGEDQGLRAFVSAYDAGSGKLRWRWYSTPTQGWEGKFSGQTVAGDSLERDLKAEKAALPKYADAWKRGGGSVWTHPALDPAAGLLYVGTGNPAPQMDDSTRPGDNLYTSSLVALDARTGQMKWYFQEVPHDVWNYDVASPPILIDTMHNGRLTPAVAQAGKTGWLYVLNRLTGKLLSRSEPFVPQHNIFRRPTRDGIVISPGLVGGNDWSPAAYNRQTGWIYVAAVHMPTKYTVHDVPPEKRKPGLSDIYVAATSAEESGTGRLSAIDPASGKIQWQVQTDKPLVGGVATSAGGLVFAGESNGQFTARDASDGSLLWQFNTGAGVNAPPVIYKAGGKQFVVVAAGGHQKFQFPLGDAIIAFGLPDN comes from the coding sequence ATGAAGATATTATTTCGTTGCCTTCTATTTGGGATAGGTATTTTTAATCTTGCAGTAGTAGCGATAGCCGCGGAAGGGGTGGACGACAAGCGTCTATTGTCTGCGCATACCGATAACAGTAACTGGCTGACCTATGGACATGGCTACAGTAATCAACGTTACTCTGAACTTGATGAAATTAATCGCGATAACGTGAAACGGCTGGTCCCCCGCTGGATCTATCAGACCGGGATACCGGGCACGTTTCAAACCAATCCGCTGATTGCCGACGGGATCATGTACCTCAGCACACCCTATAACCACGTCGTTGCCCTGGACGCCGTGACCGGAAAGGTGAAATGGCGTTACGAGCACAAGCTCACAACAGAGGAATTATGTTGTGGGCCGACTAATCGTGGTGTGGCGATGGGTTACGGTAAGATTTACATGATTACCGTCGACGCCCGCCTGATCGCTCTCGACATGAACACCGGGGCCGTGCTCTGGGATGTGCCGGTAGCGGATCCCAACACCGGCGCGCGGGAGTCACTGGATTTTCTGGCGGAGGCCGATGCTTTGAAAACATGGAAAGTCATCGGCTGGACAGGTTTTTCCGGAAACATGGCACCGCTGGTATTTGATGGACAGGTGATCATTGGCATCACCGGCGCCGGGTACGGCCTCACGCTGAGGGCAACCACGGAAGGCGATCCGCATGCGGTGGTGGGGATTGCCGGGGAAGACCAGGGTCTGCGGGCTTTTGTATCAGCATATGACGCTGGCAGCGGAAAGTTGCGCTGGCGCTGGTATTCCACACCCACGCAGGGGTGGGAAGGAAAATTCTCCGGCCAGACCGTCGCGGGTGACTCGCTGGAACGCGATCTGAAAGCGGAGAAAGCCGCGCTGCCCAAATACGCAGATGCCTGGAAGAGAGGTGGTGGTTCGGTGTGGACCCATCCCGCTCTGGATCCAGCCGCGGGGTTGCTTTATGTCGGCACCGGCAATCCGGCGCCGCAAATGGATGACTCTACGCGTCCCGGCGACAATCTCTACACGTCTTCGCTGGTCGCCCTGGATGCCCGGACCGGCCAGATGAAATGGTACTTCCAGGAGGTTCCTCACGATGTGTGGAACTATGATGTGGCAAGCCCTCCGATCCTCATCGATACCATGCATAACGGTCGTCTCACGCCTGCCGTGGCCCAAGCCGGCAAGACTGGTTGGCTGTATGTCCTCAACCGCCTGACCGGTAAATTGTTATCACGTTCAGAGCCGTTCGTGCCACAGCATAATATTTTCCGGCGCCCGACACGGGATGGGATCGTGATTTCCCCTGGTTTGGTCGGGGGTAACGACTGGTCTCCCGCCGCCTATAACCGGCAGACCGGTTGGATCTATGTCGCGGCGGTGCACATGCCGACTAAATACACCGTACACGATGTACCACCTGAAAAGCGTAAGCCGGGATTAAGCGACATCTACGTTGCAGCAACCAGCGCCGAGGAATCCGGTACGGGCAGGTTAAGTGCCATCGATCCCGCTTCCGGAAAGATTCAATGGCAGGTACAAACCGATAAACCCCTGGTAGGAGGGGTAGCGACGAGCGCGGGAGGATTGGTGTTTGCGGGAGAAAGCAATGGTCAATTTACCGCCCGTGACGCAAGCGACGGTAGTTTGTTGTGGCAGTTCAACACGGGGGCCGGTGTCAATGCGCCGCCGGTCATTTACAAGGCGGGTGGAAAGCAATTTGTCGTGGTCGCTGCCGGAGGGCACCAGAAGTTCCAGTTTCCCCTGGGAGACGCGATAATCGCATTTGGCTTACCGGACAACTAA
- a CDS encoding ankyrin repeat domain-containing protein has protein sequence MSDDVNAADKHGITVLMKVCQDGSPEAVQALIAKGAQVNARDEYGWSALMRASLRGRLEVVQALLAAGAYVHVKSDGGWTALMRAALGGHREVVQALLAAGADVNVQQDNGATALIWASQEGHREIVQVLLAAGANVNAKTNKGVTAMMIAFNRSEDEIVKLLKEAGAKE, from the coding sequence ATGAGCGACGATGTGAACGCCGCAGACAAACACGGTATAACAGTCTTGATGAAAGTGTGCCAAGACGGCAGTCCCGAGGCCGTGCAAGCGTTGATCGCGAAGGGCGCGCAGGTGAACGCCAGAGATGAATATGGCTGGTCGGCCTTAATGCGAGCGTCTCTGAGAGGCCGCCTCGAGGTCGTCCAGGCGCTGCTTGCTGCGGGCGCGTATGTGCACGTCAAATCTGACGGGGGCTGGACGGCCTTGATGCGAGCGGCTCTGGGAGGCCATCGCGAGGTCGTCCAGGCCCTGCTTGCGGCGGGCGCGGATGTGAACGTCCAACAGGACAATGGCGCAACGGCCTTGATATGGGCGTCTCAGGAAGGCCATCGCGAGATCGTCCAGGTGCTGCTCGCGGCGGGCGCGAATGTGAACGCCAAAACGAACAAGGGCGTAACGGCCATGATGATAGCGTTTAATAGGAGCGAGGACGAGATCGTGAAGCTCCTCAAGGAAGCCGGGGCAAAGGAATAG
- a CDS encoding putative quinol monooxygenase has product MPDSGVRVVARIVARPGKEDELRALLQGLIEPTRREPGCVTYELLQNKTDPADFTFVEEWRSEADLDAHLQSAHLRQARSRLSELAVTDPDIRRYTVVG; this is encoded by the coding sequence ATGCCGGATAGTGGGGTACGGGTGGTGGCCCGCATTGTGGCTCGTCCCGGGAAGGAAGACGAACTCCGGGCCCTGCTGCAGGGCCTGATCGAGCCCACGCGCAGGGAGCCTGGGTGCGTGACGTATGAACTGCTTCAGAACAAGACGGATCCAGCCGATTTCACGTTTGTGGAGGAGTGGCGCAGTGAGGCAGATCTTGATGCGCACTTGCAGTCGGCACATTTAAGACAAGCTCGTTCCAGGTTATCTGAGCTGGCCGTTACCGATCCGGACATCCGCCGGTATACGGTTGTCGGGTAG
- a CDS encoding valine--tRNA ligase, with protein sequence MTEPEMPRTKKTGYDPYGIEERWAKVWEATGSSHVDESSPKPPYAIVIPPPNITGFLHIGHAMNNTLQDILIRWRRMQGYNALWIPGTDHAGIATQNVVERQLQEEGRRREDLGRTGFVDRVWRWKAESGGTIIRQLKRLGASCDWERECFTMDEDRQQAVREVFVRLYDDGLIYRGERLINWCPRCQTALSDIEVEYEDTQGSLYHIRYPMADDPETALIVATTRPETMLGDTAVAVHPDDARYNRLIGRQVRLPLTGRTIPVVGDSILVDREFGTGAVKITPAHDFNDFEAGERHGLPRIALFTRKGRISPAVQPEARIDPALFKEVGGKPVAVARERVLDRLRQEGLLEKVEPHLHALGKCYRCRSVVEPFLSTQWFVKVKPLAEPAIRAVEDGRTRFVPEHWENTYFAWMRNIKDWCISRQLWWGHQIPAWYCKGCDADNIFGVRTGVESGPGRPVLSTEVWAFAPEARPIVSAERPAGCPRCGSQQLIQDPDVLDTWFSSALWPFSTMGWPKQSELLTRFYPTSTLVTSFDIIFFWVARMMMMGLKFREDVPFREVYIHALVRDAEGQKMSKSKGNVIDPLEIIDKYGADAFRFTLAALAAQGRDIRLSEERIEGYRHFCNKLWNANQFLARHLPLLEGSLPPVSSLSLDLADRWLLSRLHELIGSVTKALEEYRFNEAASALYQFVWHEYCDWYVEIVKARLSSDASREQRLAGVALLCLGLDTALRLLHPFMPFITEEIWQQLPQHGSSLMVAEWPKGDPGWQDANAEASINFLMDLARATRDLRSDLEIAPSKSIRLVLRTSSDTDDRAIDAIMPYLVALTRAEQVTSGQHLDRPSPAAVALVGGIEVHLPVDDLSVFAVRQQKLQRELEKLEQELARVDKKLNNPNFLLKAPEEVVTKEREEHTRLMNTRNKHLQHLERIEQFLR encoded by the coding sequence ATGACAGAACCTGAGATGCCACGCACGAAGAAGACCGGATACGATCCCTACGGGATTGAAGAGCGTTGGGCCAAGGTCTGGGAGGCGACCGGCTCGAGCCACGTCGATGAGTCCTCGCCGAAGCCGCCGTATGCCATCGTGATCCCTCCGCCCAATATCACCGGCTTCCTGCATATCGGCCACGCCATGAACAACACGCTTCAGGATATCTTGATTCGATGGCGGCGGATGCAAGGGTATAACGCGCTCTGGATACCCGGTACCGACCATGCGGGCATCGCGACTCAGAATGTGGTTGAGCGACAGCTCCAGGAAGAGGGGCGTCGGCGCGAGGATCTTGGCCGCACCGGGTTCGTGGACCGGGTCTGGCGGTGGAAGGCGGAATCCGGCGGGACGATTATCCGCCAGCTCAAGCGGCTTGGTGCCTCCTGCGACTGGGAACGGGAATGTTTCACCATGGATGAGGATCGCCAGCAGGCGGTCCGCGAGGTGTTCGTGCGGCTGTACGACGATGGGCTGATCTACCGAGGCGAGCGGCTGATCAATTGGTGCCCCCGATGCCAAACAGCGCTCTCAGACATCGAGGTAGAGTACGAAGATACGCAGGGGTCGCTCTACCATATCAGGTATCCCATGGCGGATGACCCTGAGACTGCGCTCATCGTTGCCACCACAAGGCCAGAGACGATGTTGGGAGACACCGCCGTTGCTGTTCACCCGGATGACGCGCGATACAACCGATTGATTGGTCGTCAGGTGAGGCTGCCACTGACCGGGCGGACCATCCCGGTGGTAGGCGACTCGATTCTGGTAGATCGGGAGTTTGGCACCGGTGCTGTCAAGATTACGCCGGCGCACGACTTTAACGATTTTGAGGCAGGGGAGCGACACGGCCTGCCGCGGATTGCCCTTTTCACCAGAAAGGGAAGAATCTCACCCGCAGTGCAACCGGAAGCGCGAATAGATCCTGCACTTTTCAAAGAGGTCGGAGGTAAACCGGTTGCGGTCGCGCGTGAGAGGGTACTGGATCGGTTGCGTCAGGAAGGATTACTGGAGAAGGTGGAACCGCACCTGCATGCGCTCGGGAAGTGCTACCGCTGCAGGAGCGTGGTGGAGCCGTTCCTCTCGACGCAATGGTTCGTGAAGGTCAAGCCGCTGGCAGAGCCCGCTATCCGGGCGGTGGAGGATGGGAGGACCAGGTTTGTCCCGGAACATTGGGAGAACACCTACTTTGCCTGGATGCGGAACATCAAGGACTGGTGCATCTCGCGTCAACTCTGGTGGGGACACCAGATTCCGGCCTGGTACTGCAAGGGATGTGACGCGGACAATATCTTCGGGGTACGTACAGGGGTGGAGTCTGGGCCAGGTCGTCCAGTGCTTTCGACGGAAGTGTGGGCTTTCGCCCCTGAAGCGCGGCCGATTGTCTCGGCGGAACGGCCTGCCGGTTGCCCCCGATGCGGCAGCCAGCAGCTTATCCAAGATCCCGATGTCCTCGACACCTGGTTCTCATCGGCCCTCTGGCCATTCTCAACGATGGGATGGCCGAAGCAGAGCGAACTGCTCACACGCTTCTATCCCACCTCGACCCTGGTGACCAGCTTCGATATCATCTTCTTCTGGGTCGCCAGGATGATGATGATGGGGCTCAAGTTCAGAGAAGATGTCCCGTTCAGGGAGGTCTATATCCATGCCCTGGTGCGCGATGCTGAAGGGCAGAAGATGTCAAAGTCGAAGGGGAACGTAATTGACCCCCTCGAGATTATCGATAAATATGGCGCCGATGCGTTCCGATTCACCCTGGCCGCGCTTGCCGCGCAAGGTCGCGACATCCGGCTCTCGGAGGAGCGGATCGAGGGGTATCGCCATTTCTGCAATAAGCTGTGGAACGCCAATCAGTTTCTCGCCCGACACCTGCCGCTCCTGGAAGGCTCCCTTCCGCCCGTAAGCTCCCTCTCCCTTGATCTGGCTGATCGGTGGCTGCTGAGCCGCTTGCACGAACTCATCGGGTCGGTCACAAAAGCATTGGAAGAGTACCGATTCAATGAGGCCGCGTCGGCGCTCTACCAGTTCGTCTGGCACGAGTACTGCGACTGGTATGTAGAGATCGTCAAGGCCCGCCTTTCCTCGGATGCAAGCCGGGAGCAGCGACTGGCCGGGGTCGCCCTGCTGTGCCTGGGACTGGATACTGCATTACGCCTGCTGCACCCGTTTATGCCGTTTATTACCGAAGAGATTTGGCAGCAACTGCCGCAGCATGGGAGTAGTCTGATGGTCGCTGAGTGGCCCAAGGGGGACCCTGGCTGGCAGGATGCCAACGCCGAAGCGTCGATAAACTTCTTAATGGATCTGGCGCGGGCGACCCGCGATCTGCGTTCAGACCTGGAGATCGCTCCTTCGAAGTCGATCCGGCTTGTGCTGCGGACCTCTTCTGACACTGACGACAGAGCGATAGATGCGATCATGCCGTACCTCGTCGCGCTCACGCGTGCGGAGCAGGTCACCTCCGGCCAGCACCTGGATCGACCTTCACCGGCCGCGGTGGCCTTGGTGGGCGGCATTGAGGTGCATCTGCCGGTGGACGACCTATCGGTCTTTGCAGTCCGGCAGCAGAAGCTGCAGCGGGAGTTGGAAAAGCTGGAGCAGGAGCTTGCAAGGGTGGATAAGAAATTGAACAATCCTAACTTTCTGTTGAAGGCGCCGGAGGAGGTGGTGACCAAGGAGCGGGAAGAGCATACCCGGCTCATGAATACCAGGAACAAGCACCTTCAGCATCTTGAACGAATCGAGCAGTTCTTACGATAG
- a CDS encoding biotin--[acetyl-CoA-carboxylase] ligase, with the protein MRLEEAVKSPQEILAPLDESAIRAGLVTRRIGTTIHLFQEVDSTNDEAVALASRSEAEGAIVIAEAQRRGRGRLGRRWQSPRGLGLYLSVILRPTIPPHGAPVLTLMGAVAGVEAIERTTGLITALKWPNDLIVHGRKVGGMLSEMAVEGSRLLHVILGIGINVNQTEADFDGELRQTAGSLRVEAGHPVDRTAIVRSFCESLDSWYERFLSDSSLPILEHVRRRCLTLGRQVTARSGDQEISGLAVELESDGRLVIRDARGALHHLLAGDVTLTG; encoded by the coding sequence ATGAGGCTTGAGGAGGCCGTGAAGAGCCCTCAGGAGATCTTGGCGCCGCTAGACGAGTCGGCAATCCGGGCCGGCTTGGTTACGCGGCGGATCGGGACCACGATCCACCTGTTCCAGGAGGTCGATTCGACCAACGACGAAGCGGTGGCGCTGGCCAGCCGTAGCGAGGCGGAGGGGGCGATCGTCATTGCGGAGGCGCAGCGGCGGGGGCGCGGTCGGCTGGGCCGTCGGTGGCAGTCGCCCAGGGGGTTGGGTCTGTATCTCTCTGTCATCCTGAGGCCGACGATCCCGCCACACGGTGCGCCCGTACTCACCCTCATGGGTGCGGTAGCAGGAGTCGAGGCCATTGAGCGGACGACAGGGCTCATCACGGCGCTCAAGTGGCCGAACGATCTGATTGTGCATGGGCGAAAGGTGGGGGGCATGCTTAGCGAGATGGCTGTAGAAGGCTCCCGCCTCCTGCATGTCATCCTGGGGATCGGCATCAACGTGAATCAGACCGAGGCAGACTTCGATGGGGAACTGCGTCAGACTGCCGGCTCGCTCCGAGTTGAGGCCGGCCATCCCGTAGATCGAACAGCGATAGTGCGGTCATTCTGTGAGAGCCTCGACAGTTGGTACGAGCGGTTCTTATCCGATAGTTCCCTGCCTATTCTTGAGCATGTCAGGCGCCGCTGTCTGACCTTAGGTCGGCAGGTCACGGCTCGCTCCGGCGATCAGGAGATATCCGGTCTTGCAGTCGAACTGGAAAGTGATGGTCGACTGGTGATCCGGGACGCGAGGGGCGCATTACATCACCTGCTTGCCGGTGATGTGACGCTGACGGGGTAG
- a CDS encoding type III pantothenate kinase produces MLLALDVGNTNTVVGVFEGKELRVHWRLSTRREGTGDEYGMLIRNLLLLAGLELDQISAIIIASVVPPLQSSLEEMAHRYFRIVPLVVGPGIKTGMPILYDSPREVGADRIVNAVAAFEIYGGPAIVVDFGTATTFDAVSAKGEYIGGVIAPGIGIAAEALFERTAKLPRIDIARPNTVVGKTTVASMQSGLFFGYLGLVEGIVMRMREEMGGDPIVIGTGGLAHLILAESSNVKHVDPLLTLTGLRIIYERNM; encoded by the coding sequence ATGTTACTCGCGCTGGACGTGGGAAACACCAATACGGTGGTTGGGGTGTTTGAGGGTAAGGAACTCAGGGTGCACTGGCGCCTCAGCACCCGGCGTGAGGGGACCGGAGACGAGTACGGGATGTTGATCAGAAATCTGTTACTCCTCGCCGGGCTGGAACTGGACCAGATCTCAGCCATCATCATCGCTTCGGTGGTCCCGCCGCTTCAGTCATCATTGGAAGAGATGGCCCATCGCTACTTCCGGATCGTTCCCCTGGTTGTCGGTCCGGGGATCAAGACCGGCATGCCGATCCTGTACGACAGTCCGCGGGAGGTGGGTGCCGACCGGATCGTCAATGCGGTAGCCGCATTCGAGATCTACGGCGGCCCGGCGATTGTGGTGGATTTCGGCACTGCCACCACCTTTGATGCGGTCTCGGCCAAAGGGGAGTATATCGGAGGCGTCATCGCTCCCGGTATCGGGATCGCCGCCGAGGCCCTTTTTGAGCGGACAGCTAAGTTGCCACGGATCGATATCGCCAGGCCGAACACTGTGGTGGGAAAAACGACGGTGGCCAGCATGCAATCCGGCCTGTTCTTCGGTTATCTTGGGCTGGTTGAAGGGATCGTGATGCGGATGCGTGAAGAGATGGGGGGCGATCCCATCGTGATCGGTACTGGAGGTCTTGCCCACCTGATTCTCGCGGAGTCGTCAAACGTCAAGCATGTGGACCCGCTGCTCACGCTGACCGGCCTACGGATTATCTATGAACGCAACATGTAG
- the tatA gene encoding twin-arginine translocase TatA/TatE family subunit, which yields MFGLGMPELLVIFLIALIIFGAGKLPQIGSSLGTAIREFKKSIEAPQKEDTTAPPDKIVCSQCRQPLQKDWIACPHCGMKREA from the coding sequence ATGTTCGGTCTGGGTATGCCTGAACTGTTGGTCATCTTCTTGATCGCACTCATTATCTTTGGGGCCGGAAAACTCCCCCAGATTGGCAGCTCCCTCGGGACGGCAATCCGCGAGTTTAAGAAGTCGATCGAGGCGCCCCAAAAAGAGGATACGACTGCGCCCCCCGACAAGATCGTCTGCAGCCAGTGCCGCCAACCGCTCCAAAAAGACTGGATCGCGTGCCCTCACTGCGGGATGAAGCGAGAGGCATAA
- the rplM gene encoding 50S ribosomal protein L13 — protein sequence MAKTIHAHVDDIDRRWHLIDASGRVLGRLATEVAVLLRGKHKPIFSPHLDTGDFVVIVNAERVVFTGKKLKDKVYYRHSGYPGGLKTTTAEQMLRAHPTRILEAAVRGMLPKTKLGDALFRKLKVYAGPDHPHASQRPTLLVKTTVKEG from the coding sequence ATGGCGAAGACGATTCATGCGCATGTCGACGATATCGATAGGCGGTGGCACCTGATTGACGCGTCGGGACGGGTACTTGGGAGGCTGGCGACCGAGGTGGCCGTGCTCCTGCGAGGGAAGCATAAGCCGATCTTCAGTCCGCACCTGGACACCGGGGATTTCGTGGTAATTGTGAATGCTGAGCGAGTGGTGTTTACGGGCAAGAAGCTGAAGGATAAGGTCTACTACCGCCATTCGGGCTATCCTGGCGGGCTGAAGACCACCACGGCTGAGCAGATGCTGAGGGCCCACCCAACGCGAATCCTGGAGGCCGCTGTCCGCGGGATGTTGCCCAAAACGAAGTTGGGCGATGCGCTGTTCCGCAAACTCAAAGTGTACGCCGGCCCTGATCATCCACATGCGTCACAGCGGCCGACACTATTGGTTAAAACGACCGTAAAGGAGGGATAA
- the rpsI gene encoding 30S ribosomal protein S9 has product MPAEGALLYGTGRRKSSVARVWLSPGDGKMMVNRRPLQEYFNRPTNQTLAVQPLKTVGVEGKFDLRVNVSGGGLTGQAGAVRLGIARALLVVDASLRSSLRKAGLLTRDPRVKERKKYGQKGARARFQFSKR; this is encoded by the coding sequence ATGCCAGCGGAAGGTGCGTTGTTGTATGGAACTGGCCGGCGAAAGTCGTCTGTCGCGAGGGTGTGGCTTTCGCCCGGTGATGGGAAAATGATGGTTAACCGGCGGCCCCTGCAGGAGTACTTCAACCGTCCGACTAATCAAACCCTGGCTGTTCAGCCCCTGAAGACGGTAGGGGTGGAAGGGAAGTTCGACCTGCGTGTCAACGTGTCCGGCGGAGGGTTGACCGGCCAGGCTGGCGCCGTTCGACTTGGCATCGCCCGGGCACTCCTGGTCGTGGATGCTTCCTTGCGGTCGTCGCTTCGAAAGGCGGGGCTCCTGACGCGGGATCCTCGAGTGAAGGAGCGGAAGAAATATGGCCAGAAGGGAGCCCGCGCACGGTTCCAATTCTCAAAGCGCTAA